TTATTTTTAGGGCATGGAACTGAAGTATATGAAGGCCAAATAATAGGATTACATAATCGTTCTAACGATTTAACGGTAAATTGTTTAACAGGAAAAAAACTAACTAATATGAGAGCTTCCGGAACTGATGAAGCTATAATTTTAACCACTTATAAAAAATTTACTTTAGAAGAAGCATTATCATTTATTAATGACGATGAATTAGTTGAAATTACACCTAAAGCAATACGTTTACGTAAACGATATTTGAAAGAAAATGAACGAAAAAAATCAAATAGAAGTAAAAATAATTTAATTAATTAAAAATATTAAATTTTAAAAATTTTTATTAATTATATAATTCTATTTTTTCAATAGAATTATATAAATAATTAAGAATTAAAAAATATATTCATATTAAATGATCTGAAAATTACTTTTAAATAATTTTCTCTTTGAAAAATCAGGTTCTTAACAATTCAGAAATTAATACATTATGCTTCTTTTTTTGATGCAATAAACATAAATGTTCAGCGATAATAATGGTTTTCAAATCATTTATAGCTTTTTCAAAATTATCATTAATAATCAAATAATCATACTCTGAATAATGATTCATTTCATCTACAGCTTTTTCCATTCTCTTTGAAATAACTGTATCACTATCTTGACCTCTTGAACGCAATCTTTTATATAATATATCTTTGGATGGAGGAAGCAAAAAAATACTTCTTGCATTCGGTATTTTATATCTAATTTGATTTGCTCCTTGCCAATCAATATCAAGAAAAACATCAATTCCAGAAATTAACATTTTTTCAATGAATTTACGTGAAGTTCCATAATAATTGTTGAATACTTTTGCATATTCTAAAAAAGATTTTTGTTTAATCATGAATCTAAATTCTTTTTTAGATATAAAATAATAATGTTTCCCATGACATTCACCAGGTCTCATAATCCTAGTAGTATGAGATATAGACACTTGAATGTTATAAAAACATTTTGTTTTTAATAATCCCTTAATTAAGCTTGACTTTCCTGTTCCACTAGGAGCTGAAATAATAAAAAGAATACCTTGTGACATAATGTTTTTAAAAGTATCTTCTGAATTTTAAATAAATTTTTTAATTAATACTAAATATTATATAATAAAATTAAAATGTTTTAAAAAATATTAATTTTTAATTGAAAAAATTGTTTCAAATCCATAAATTCTAAAAATATTTTGAATATTTATAGATTTATTCAGTACTGCTTGTATCCAAGTTTCGTTAGAATATACATTAACTACTGATAATAAAAAACCGATTCTTAACCAATTATTTAATACTTTTGTTTCGATAACTGAACCAATTTTAGGATTTATTGTTTCTTTACTTGATAACAAATACAATGCATGCTTATTTAAATTTTTATAAAAAACTCGAGATATTATTTCTTGGCCATAATAACATCCTTTATTAAAACTGATTGCTTGAAGCTTATCTAAATTAACAGATTGTGGTAAGAATTTTTGAGACATAGTTTTTCCAATAATGGGATATCCTGCTTCCATATCT
This portion of the Buchnera aphidicola (Aphis gossypii) genome encodes:
- the gmk gene encoding guanylate kinase; this encodes MSQGILFIISAPSGTGKSSLIKGLLKTKCFYNIQVSISHTTRIMRPGECHGKHYYFISKKEFRFMIKQKSFLEYAKVFNNYYGTSRKFIEKMLISGIDVFLDIDWQGANQIRYKIPNARSIFLLPPSKDILYKRLRSRGQDSDTVISKRMEKAVDEMNHYSEYDYLIINDNFEKAINDLKTIIIAEHLCLLHQKKKHNVLISELLRT